One genomic region from Acidobacteriota bacterium encodes:
- a CDS encoding glycosyltransferase: protein MKKNSKRPTKARPRAAAPVARKAAKKAAPPTAVRRVLFIHPSFPNQFSALATTLNAQPGFECYGLVNQAFLPAVAAAEPGLPYFGFVPDAQGATHAYPLLETFESGARNGLGIAAVLPALQQTYRFDAIIGHAAFGATLFLKYLFDGALISYVELPSFQTAAARLEFPPTFENALVGTVYEALIASSVLHSDLCITPSAHARRLFPLELQAKVRVQMEGFETEHLPTGGPDARAALGLPVEAKLVGFTGRTLEAVRGFDIFAQMARRLYERDASLRFLIVGEDQTIYGNETRYLGGRTFKDYALAQAGLPEEAVVWRRMMPHDEFLRHLVCLDLAVLPIFEGAANWSLFEAMSAGLPIVTSNRAFVPEVLASETESIQLDPYDAAAFAEQAWQLLHEPRRARALGAAARARIRRDFTLAQAADGYAAIIEEALALKAQRLT from the coding sequence ATGAAAAAGAATAGCAAACGCCCCACCAAAGCACGCCCGCGCGCCGCTGCCCCCGTGGCGCGCAAAGCCGCAAAGAAAGCAGCGCCGCCGACAGCCGTGCGGCGCGTGTTATTCATTCACCCTTCCTTCCCCAATCAATTTTCGGCGCTGGCCACCACGCTAAACGCACAGCCCGGCTTTGAATGTTATGGGCTGGTGAATCAGGCCTTCCTGCCCGCTGTCGCAGCGGCTGAGCCGGGGCTGCCGTATTTTGGTTTTGTGCCGGATGCGCAAGGTGCCACGCACGCCTATCCGTTACTGGAAACTTTTGAGTCGGGCGCGCGCAACGGCTTGGGCATCGCGGCGGTGTTGCCCGCCTTGCAACAAACGTATCGCTTCGACGCCATCATCGGCCACGCGGCCTTTGGCGCGACATTGTTTCTCAAGTACCTCTTTGATGGCGCGCTTATCTCGTATGTCGAATTGCCCAGCTTTCAAACGGCGGCGGCGCGGCTGGAATTCCCGCCCACCTTTGAAAATGCGCTCGTCGGCACCGTTTATGAAGCGCTGATCGCGAGCAGCGTGCTGCATTCAGATCTCTGCATCACGCCGTCGGCCCACGCGCGCCGCCTGTTCCCGCTGGAATTGCAGGCCAAAGTGCGCGTGCAGATGGAAGGGTTCGAGACCGAGCATTTGCCCACGGGCGGGCCGGACGCGCGCGCCGCGTTGGGGTTGCCGGTGGAGGCCAAACTGGTGGGCTTCACCGGGCGCACGCTCGAAGCCGTGCGCGGCTTCGACATCTTTGCCCAAATGGCGCGGCGCTTGTACGAGCGCGATGCCAGCTTGCGCTTCCTCATCGTCGGCGAAGACCAAACGATTTATGGCAACGAGACGCGCTATCTGGGGGGGCGCACCTTCAAAGATTATGCGCTGGCCCAAGCCGGCTTGCCGGAAGAGGCGGTCGTGTGGCGGCGCATGATGCCGCACGACGAATTCCTGCGCCATCTGGTCTGTTTGGATTTGGCGGTGCTGCCGATTTTTGAGGGCGCGGCCAATTGGAGTTTATTCGAAGCCATGTCGGCGGGCTTGCCGATTGTGACCTCGAATCGCGCCTTTGTGCCCGAAGTGTTGGCTTCGGAAACCGAAAGCATCCAACTCGATCCTTACGATGCGGCGGCGTTTGCCGAACAAGCCTGGCAGCTCTTGCACGAACCGCGCCGCGCCCGTGCACTGGGGGCGGCGGCGCGCGCGCGCATCCGCCGGGACTTTACGCTGGCGCAGGCCGCAGATGGCTACGCCGCGATTATCGAAGAAGCGCTCGCGTTGAAAGCCCAGCGGCTAACGTAA